A stretch of Fulvia fulva chromosome 4, complete sequence DNA encodes these proteins:
- a CDS encoding Succinate dehydrogenase assembly factor 2, mitochondrial, translated as MSSARVLLRSSRLALRSNARTFVSTTSRFAVPMSERMNDTAEEYRRYMKEKPLNPHLTNTNSTIANEFPSIGEDGPPPELITSVDPNFTPKDSTPSNTEKMTGGTQDPAPKSGPNSDLDVGEIEGGSFRVEPLRRTGEDANTMRARLLYQSRKRGTLESDLLCSTFANDNLATMSLHQLQQYDLFLDENDWDIYYWATQEPTPTTMAYAEGAGPGMASPEAQGMDITPNEDPKINKPAKGEWAQTVGTFKPAYRPVPQRWKNSEILSLLRKHVIDRSAGGVEITGEGGAPKVHHPKGGGLGFMPELKNFDQ; from the exons ATGTCTTCAGCGCGCGTGCTGCTGCGATCGAGCCGTTTGGCCCTTCGCTCCAATGCCCGCACTTTCGTCTCAACCACATCACGATTCGCAGTGCCCATGAGCGAGCGAATGAACGACACAGCCGAAGAATACAGACGATACATGAAAGAGAAGCCTCTCAATCCGCATCTCACCAACACAAACTCCACCATCGCCAACGAGTTCCCCAGCATCGGCGAAGATGGCCCACCACCCGAGCTCATCACCAGCGTCGACCCAAACTTCACACCCAAGGACTCCACCCCGTCCAACACCGAGAAGATGACGGGCGGCACCCAAGACCCAGCCCCCAAATCCGGCCCCAACTCCGACCTAGATGTAGGTGAAATCGAAGGCGGCTCCTTCAGAGTTGAGCCCCTCCGCCGCACCGGCGAGGACGCCAACACAATGCGTGCCCGTCTCCTCT ATCAAAGCCGCAAAAGAGGCACGCTAGAATCCGATCTCCTCTGCTCCACCTTCGCCAACGACAACCTCGCTACAATGTCCCTTCACCAACTCCAACAATACGACCTGTTCCTCGACGAGAACGATTGGGATATCTACTACTGGGCCACGCAAGAACCCACCCCGACGACAATGGCGTATGCAGAAGGGGCGGGACCTGGTATGGCATCGCCTGAAGCGCAAGGGATGGACATCACACCGAACGAAGATCCTAAGATAAACAAGCCAGCAAAGGGCGAGTGGGCGCAGACTGTAGGGACGTTCAAGCCTGCGTATAGACCCGTACCGCAGAGGTGGAAGAACAGTGAGATCCTGAGCTTGTTGAGGAAGCATGTCATTGACCGCAGTGCTGGGGGTGTGGAGATTACTGGTGAGGGTGGAGCGCCTAAGGTTCATCATCCCAAGGGAGGAGGTCTGGGTTTCATGCCCGAACTCAAGAACTTTGACCAGTAA
- a CDS encoding Endoglucanase, whose amino-acid sequence MATDVKDVVDDVAEGDCCKGSCAWPGKADVSQPVTTCDKNDQPITDIDAKSGCDGGDAYMCSSQSPWVVSDSLAYGFAAVSAPGGSESSICCACYELTFTSTSIAGKKMIVQATNTGSDVGEGQFDLAMPGGGVGQFNGCDTEWGAPSGGWGQQYGGISSNSCSSFPTALQPGCNFRFGDWFEGADNPTVDYKQVTCPTELTAKTGCVRTDD is encoded by the exons ATGGCCACAGACGTCAAAGATGTCGTTGATGATGTCGCTGAGGG GGACTGCTGCAAAGGCAGCTGCGCCTGGCCCGGCAAAGCAGATGTCTCCCAGCCCGTCACAACCTGCGACAAGAACGACCAGCCGATCACCGACATCGACGCCAAGTCTGGCTGCGATGGCGGAGATGCGTATATGTGCTCGTCCCAGAGCCCGTGGGTGGTCAGTGATAGTCTTGCGTATGGCTTCGCGGCTGTGAGCGCGCCGGGTGGGAGTGAGAGTAGTATTTGTTGTGCTTGTTATGA GCTCACGTTCACTTCTACGTCCATTGCGGGCAAGAAGATGATCGTCCAAGCAACCAACACTGGCTCGGACGTGGGCGAGGGACAGTTCGATCTGGCGATGCCGGGTGGTGGTGTTGGACAGTTCAACGGCTGTGATACTGAATGGGGTGCCCCAAGCGGTGGATGGGGACAGCAGTATGGTG GCATCTCAAGCAACAGCTGCTCCAGCTTCCCAACGGCTCTGCAGCCGGGCTGCAACTTCCGCTTCGGCGACTGGTTCGAGGGCGCGGATAACCCGACGGTGGATTATAAGCAGGTTACTTGCCCGACTGAGTTGACGGCGAAGACGGGGTGTGTTAGGACCGATGATTAA
- a CDS encoding Alpha-acetolactate decarboxylase, producing the protein MAVKSIPNDIFQYSLHSAWTSGLRDGGPPVAFLTNHGNHGIGYFEDEESEMIQIDSVAYSISPSGAITPADKEEQLPHVLVTIFQPTKRTKCPPSSTSKDIKAMFESNKNTPMPFRMRGSWKYINTQQATYWDVKGTVFGFAIPGWQKSVSGEGLVCGFLSEDKKQGGRVIDFETGSEVVLEWAKCGRFHLGFPQDEEFEELRL; encoded by the coding sequence ATGGCCGTAAAATCCATCCCAAACGACATATTCCAATACTCCCTCCACAGCGCCTGGACCTCCGGCCTCCGCGACGGCGGACCCCCCGTGGCCTTCCTAACAAACCACGGCAACCACGGCATCGGCTACTTCGAAGACGAAGAATCCGAAATGATCCAGATCGATTCCGTCGCATACAGCATATCTCCCTCCGGCGCCATCACCCCAGCCGACAAGGAAGAGCAACTCCCCCACGTCCTTGTAACAATATTCCAACCCACCAAACGCACAAAATGCCCGCCCTCGTCAACGTCAAAAGACATCAAGGCGATGTTTGAGAGTAATAAGAATACCCCGATGCCCTTTAGGATGAGGGGGAGTTGGAAGTATATCAACACGCAGCAGGCGACGTATTGGGACGTGAAGGGCACGGTTTTCGGATTTGCGATACCCGGGTGGCAGAAGAGTGTGAGTGGGGAGGGGTTGGTCTGTGGGTTTTTGTCGGAGGATAAGAAGCAAGGGGGGCGGGTGATAGATTTTGAGACGGGGAGTGAGGTGGTGTTGGAGTGGGCGAAGTGTGGGAGATTTCATTTGGGGTTTCCGCAGGATGAGGAGTTTGAGGAGTTGAGGTTATAG
- a CDS encoding Transmembrane 9 superfamily member 7, with amino-acid sequence MAADYRISRLSWAVLLFGLQLVQAFYIPGFSIKSYAEGETIPLFVNKAYSDNTPIQYAYSELPFVCPSSGRHHPGTGLISGSSVALNLGEVLRGDRITVSDYELVMGKDEEARYLCSKTIDKAGLKNAIEVVKKGYVAEWIVDNLPGATSFVTVDKSRKYYASGFKMGYEEVSLMTGQPRYFLNNHVTLVIRHRNAPGRDGQAGKKVIVGFEVYAKSIEAENRDATGLPPSLHDVHNGLELAVNQTTINVTSIEHMEAATLWDNIENAPDDLNFTIPYTYSVYFREEDKLDWGNRWDLYFVDQEEGNNVHWLAIANSLIISGILSSVVAFILARTIRGDIKGYRDGILEDGKLRAGKRSKGSRSPRKRSSEGGGLLEKVDAVPQDDEVSSDDEIPEDITGWKLVHGDVFRQPAFGFLLAPLIGSGTQLVFMSTGLLALSCFGFLNPSFRGGFISTGFALFFVAGAFSGYFSARVYKTFGGTNFRTNAIVTATLVPGLLFATTFILNLFVWAQSSSTAIPLGTLFGLVALWLFIQLPLVYVGSWYGFVRAGAYSHPIKATTVPRQIPQQLWYSRSIQTILLAGLVPFAVIFIELMFVFRSLWQDKSGYYYVFGFMAVVSTILILAVMETTIIAVYIQLCSENYHWWWQSFFVGGSSSVWIFLYCIYYYANHLHITGFTSSMLFFAYSFLACLVYGLLTGTIGFLTAYAFVRRIYGAIKVD; translated from the exons ATGGCCGCCGACTACAGGATAAGTAGACTGAGCTGGGCAGTATTGCTATTTGGCCTGCAGCTCGTGCAGGCATTCTACATTCCCG GCTTCTCGATAAAGTCGTACGCAGAGGGCGAGACAATACCACTGTTTGTCAACAAGGCGTACAGCGACAACACGCCCATTCAATATGCATACTCCGAGCTACCTTTCGTATGTCCATCCTCTGGCAGACATCACCCGGGAACTGGTCTCATTTCTGGCTCAAGCGTGGCCTTGAACCTCGGTGAAGTTCTTCGAGGTGACAGAATCACGGTTTCGGACTACGAGCTGGTCATGGGTAAAGACGAAGAGGCGAGATACCTTTGCAGCAAGACGATCGACAAAGCAGGCTTAAAGAACGCGAttgaagtcgtcaagaaAGGATATGTTGCTGAGTGGATTGTGGACAACCTCCCTGGTGCGACCAGCTTCGTGACTGTTGACAAGAGCAGAAAGTACTATGCTTCTGGATTCAAGATGGGCTACGAGGAGGTCTCGCTCATGACCGGGCAACCGCGCTACTTTCTAAACAACCACGTCACTCTGGTTATTCGACACCGCAACGCGCCAGGCAGGGACGGACAAGCTGGAAAGAAGGTCATCGTCGGGTTCGAGGTGTATGCGAAGTCAATTGAGGCCGAGAATCGTGATGCGACTGGGCTGCCACCATCCCTGCACGACGTACATAATGGCCTGGAACTTGCTGTCAACCAAACCACCATCAATGTGACGTCAATCGAGCATATGGAGGCTGCTACCTTGTGGGACAACATCGAGAACGCACCCGATGACCTCAACTTCACTATTCCATATACCTACAGCGTGTACTTCCGCGAGGAGGACAAGCTTGATTGGGGCAATCGGTGGGATCTTTACTTTGTCGACCAGGAAGAAGGCAACAATGTTCACTGGCTGGCCATTGCAAATTCTCTCATCATTTCTGGAATTCTATCGTCTGTCGTGGCCTTCATCCTTGCCCGCACGATTCGTGGCGATATCAAGGGCTACCGAGATGGCATTTTGGAAGATGGCAAGCTGCGAGCAGGCAAGCGTAGCAAAGGTAGTCGGTCTCCGCGAAAGAGGAGTTCTGAGGGCGGTGGTTTGCTCGAGAAGGTTGATGCTGTTCCGCAGGACGATGAGGTCAGCTCCGACGATGAAATCCCTGAAGACATTACCGGCTGGAAACTGGTCCATGGCGATGTGTTCCGCCAACCAGCATTTGGCTTCCTCCTTGCACCGCTGATCGGTTCTGGCACGCAATTGGTCTTCATGTCCACTGGCCTTCTCGCGTTGTCCTGCTTCGGCTTCCTCAACCCATCTTTCCGTGGCGGCTTCATCTCTACTGGCTTTGCCTTGTTCTTCGTGGCTGGCGCATTCTCTGGCTACTTCTCTGCCAGAGTCTACAAGACCTTCGGCGGCACCAATTTCAGGACGAACGCCATTGTGACAGCAACACTAGTGCCCGGCCTTCTGTTCGCCACAACTTTCATCCTCAACCTCTTTGTCTGGGCCCAGTCATCTTCGACTGCAATCCCGCTCGGCACGCTCTTCGGACTGGTCGCACTATGGCTCTTCATTCAACTCCCTCTCGTGTATGTCGGCAGCTGGTATGGCTTCGTCCGAGCAGGTGCATATTCTCATCCTATCAAAGCGACCACAGTGCCTCGCCAAATACCGCAACAGCTGTGGTACAGCCGATCCATCCAAACAATTCTTCTGGCCGGCCTGGTCCCTTTTGCTGTCATCTTTATCGAGCTCATGTTCGTCTTCCGCAGTCTCTGGCAAGATAAGAgcggctactactacgtCTTCGGCTTCATGGCCGTGGTGTCGACTATTCTCATTCTGGCGGTGATGGAGACCACCATCATTGCTGTGTACATTCAGCTCTGTTCAGAA AACTACCACTGGTGGTGGCAATCCTTCTTCGTCGGCGGCTCATCATCCGTCTGGATCTTCCTATACTGCATATATTACTACGCCAACCACCTACACATCACCGGCTTCACCAGCTCCATGCTGTTCTTCGCCTACAGCTTCCTGGCATGTCTGGTCTACGGTCTGCTCACTGGCACAATCGGCTTCCTGACAGCATACGCCTTTGTGCGCAGAATATACGGCGCTATCAAGGTCGACTGA